Proteins encoded in a region of the Mycolicibacterium chitae genome:
- a CDS encoding DUF7159 family protein, producing the protein MTPTSVRMVLVEGEKADGLTVDHDAFTVGSDDDSATASAQVVTAILGTRESAAEGGHKLAATGVTWRDHAEAAALSDALAAHNLDDVILVSELHAAGALAQAVGRAVGYERTALMFLERDTATVSVVQTADGAIVKVQTQDLHTEDAVAQLTAMVAGLEELDEPPQGVFVVGSGVSVAAIKLQLESATLLPVSAPDEAELALARGAALASANAPRFEAATVGLAPAADVTQLAGAGYLQPAGSLAYSEVDDADVPELSGPVDIDADESAGHSARRPFLLVGSAMTSIFVVGVAALVISLAVSIRPTVDERPTPGESMVVPPRPPAAASTPQPAAPEPPAPIETIQAPKPVVQEAPAPQTPRTVFVDRAPAPAAPAPAPAAPAPPPAAPAPAPAPPPAVVPAPVAPPPVIVLPESIVPPILRPRWDPPRDYNPPKYDPPKYDPPSRWEPPKWEPPKWEPPKWEPPKTAPTYEPPKQQRPKWPGSDSGSRGGSDRGSSRGGDSIFPWPSFGD; encoded by the coding sequence ATGACACCAACCTCGGTCCGCATGGTGCTGGTCGAAGGCGAAAAAGCGGACGGTCTGACCGTCGATCACGACGCCTTCACCGTCGGCTCGGATGACGACTCGGCAACCGCCTCGGCGCAGGTTGTCACCGCCATCCTGGGCACGCGTGAGAGCGCCGCCGAGGGCGGCCACAAGCTGGCCGCCACCGGAGTCACCTGGCGGGATCACGCCGAGGCCGCCGCCCTGAGCGACGCCCTGGCCGCGCACAACCTCGACGACGTCATTCTGGTCTCGGAACTGCACGCCGCCGGAGCGCTGGCCCAAGCCGTGGGACGCGCGGTCGGCTACGAGCGCACCGCGCTGATGTTCCTCGAGCGCGACACCGCGACCGTCTCGGTGGTGCAGACCGCCGACGGCGCGATCGTGAAGGTCCAGACGCAGGACCTGCACACCGAGGACGCCGTGGCCCAGCTGACCGCGATGGTCGCCGGCCTCGAGGAACTCGACGAGCCGCCGCAGGGCGTCTTCGTCGTCGGATCGGGCGTCAGCGTGGCCGCGATCAAGCTGCAGCTCGAGTCGGCCACCTTGCTTCCGGTCAGCGCGCCCGACGAGGCCGAGCTGGCCCTGGCCCGCGGCGCCGCGCTCGCCAGCGCCAACGCGCCCCGGTTCGAGGCCGCCACCGTCGGGCTGGCGCCGGCCGCCGATGTCACCCAGCTCGCCGGCGCCGGCTACCTGCAGCCCGCCGGGTCCCTGGCCTACAGCGAGGTCGACGACGCCGACGTGCCCGAACTCTCGGGTCCGGTGGATATCGACGCCGACGAGTCGGCCGGCCACTCCGCGCGTCGGCCGTTCCTGCTGGTCGGCAGCGCCATGACGTCGATCTTCGTGGTCGGGGTCGCGGCGCTGGTGATCTCACTGGCCGTCAGCATCCGCCCGACCGTCGACGAGCGCCCGACGCCGGGGGAGAGCATGGTCGTGCCGCCGCGCCCGCCGGCGGCCGCGTCGACGCCGCAGCCCGCGGCGCCCGAACCCCCCGCGCCGATCGAGACGATCCAGGCACCCAAGCCGGTCGTCCAGGAGGCCCCCGCGCCGCAGACGCCGCGCACGGTGTTCGTCGACCGCGCCCCGGCACCGGCCGCACCTGCTCCGGCACCCGCGGCCCCCGCCCCGCCGCCTGCTGCTCCCGCGCCCGCTCCGGCACCCCCGCCGGCGGTCGTACCCGCCCCGGTGGCGCCGCCGCCGGTGATCGTGCTGCCGGAGTCGATCGTGCCGCCCATCCTGCGGCCGCGCTGGGATCCGCCGCGCGACTACAACCCGCCCAAGTACGACCCACCCAAGTACGACCCGCCGTCGCGCTGGGAGCCGCCGAAGTGGGAGCCCCCGAAGTGGGAACCCCCGAAATGGGAGCCGCCGAAGACCGCGCCGACCTACGAGCCGCCCAAGCAGCAGCGGCCGAAGTGGCCGGGCAGCGACTCGGGCTCCCGGGGCGGCTCGGATCGGGGTTCGAGCCGAGGCGGGGATTCCATCTTCCCGTGGCCGTCGTTCGGTGACTGA
- a CDS encoding mycothiol-dependent nitroreductase Rv2466c family protein — MCPFAYQTSRWIREVRDQTGLTINWRFFSLEEVNRAEGKKHPWERDWSYGWSLMRIGAGLRRVDPALLDDWYRAIGHELHDLGGKPHDPAVARRLLADIGAPDDVFDEALADPSTHDEVRADHQRVLDAGGFGVPTLFLGEQCLFGPVLVDPPVGEAALTLWTVVTGMAALPHVYELQRPKTAADAELIGRSLRPYVEGRDWVSINRGEVVDLSALTAEKKLPDTNPQDGV, encoded by the coding sequence ATGTGCCCGTTCGCCTACCAGACCTCGCGGTGGATTCGCGAGGTCCGAGACCAGACCGGACTGACGATCAACTGGCGCTTCTTCAGCCTCGAAGAGGTCAACCGCGCCGAGGGCAAGAAACATCCATGGGAGCGCGACTGGTCCTACGGCTGGTCACTGATGCGGATCGGTGCGGGGCTGCGCCGCGTCGATCCCGCGCTGCTCGACGACTGGTACCGCGCCATCGGCCACGAACTGCACGATCTCGGCGGCAAGCCGCACGACCCGGCCGTCGCGCGGCGGCTGCTGGCCGACATCGGGGCCCCCGACGACGTGTTCGACGAGGCGTTGGCCGACCCGTCGACCCACGACGAGGTCCGCGCGGATCATCAGCGGGTCCTCGATGCGGGCGGTTTCGGGGTGCCGACGCTGTTCCTGGGCGAGCAGTGCCTGTTCGGCCCGGTCCTGGTGGACCCGCCGGTAGGCGAGGCGGCGCTGACGCTGTGGACGGTGGTGACGGGCATGGCCGCGCTGCCCCACGTGTACGAGTTGCAGCGCCCCAAGACCGCCGCGGACGCCGAACTGATCGGCCGCAGTCTGCGGCCCTACGTCGAAGGTCGGGACTGGGTGAGCATCAACCGCGGCGAGGTGGTCGACCTGTCGGCCCTCACCGCCGAGAAGAAGCTGCCGGACACAAATCCCCAGGACGGGGTGTGA
- a CDS encoding pyridoxal phosphate-dependent aminotransferase, giving the protein MSTSQLPWHTAGHENRQRIFTQSTKLQDVLYEIRGPIHDHAARLENEGHRILKLNIGNPAPFGFEAPDVIMRDIIQALPTAQGYSDSKGILSARRAVVTRYELVDGFPRFDVDDVFLGNGVSELITMTLQALLDNGDQVLIPAPDYPLWTASTALAGGTPVHYLCDETQGWQPDIDDLESKITDRTKALVVINPNNPTGAVYSREILTQMADLARKHQLLLLADEIYDKILYDDAKHISLASVAPDVLTLTFNGLSKAYRVAGYRSGWLTITGPKENASSFIEGISLLANMRLCPNVPAQHAIQVALGGHQSIDDLVLPGGRLLEQRDAAWNALNRIPGVSCVKPAGALYAFPRLDPEVYDIADDEQLVLDLLLQEKILVTQGTGFNWPAPDHLRIVTLPWARDLTSAIERLGNFLASYRQ; this is encoded by the coding sequence ATGAGCACTTCGCAGTTGCCGTGGCACACCGCCGGCCACGAGAACCGGCAACGCATCTTCACGCAGTCGACCAAGCTGCAGGATGTCCTGTACGAGATCCGTGGGCCCATCCACGATCACGCCGCCCGGCTCGAGAACGAGGGTCACCGGATCCTCAAGCTCAACATCGGCAACCCCGCCCCCTTCGGCTTCGAGGCGCCCGATGTCATCATGCGCGACATCATCCAGGCGCTGCCCACCGCGCAGGGCTACTCCGACTCCAAGGGCATCCTCAGCGCCCGCCGCGCCGTGGTCACCCGCTACGAACTGGTCGACGGCTTCCCCCGCTTCGACGTCGACGACGTGTTCCTGGGCAACGGTGTCTCCGAACTCATCACGATGACGCTGCAGGCGCTGCTGGACAACGGCGATCAGGTGCTCATCCCCGCGCCGGACTATCCGCTGTGGACCGCCTCGACGGCGCTGGCCGGCGGCACGCCGGTGCACTACCTGTGCGACGAGACCCAGGGCTGGCAGCCCGACATCGACGACCTCGAGTCGAAGATCACCGACCGCACCAAGGCGCTGGTGGTGATCAACCCCAATAACCCGACGGGTGCGGTGTACAGCCGCGAGATCCTCACGCAGATGGCGGATCTGGCGCGCAAGCACCAACTGCTGCTGCTCGCCGACGAGATCTACGACAAGATCCTCTACGACGACGCCAAGCACATCAGCCTGGCCAGCGTGGCGCCCGACGTGCTGACGCTGACCTTCAACGGTCTGTCCAAGGCCTACCGGGTGGCTGGCTATCGCTCCGGCTGGCTGACCATCACCGGGCCCAAGGAGAACGCCAGCAGCTTCATCGAGGGCATCAGCCTGCTGGCCAACATGCGGCTGTGCCCCAATGTGCCCGCGCAGCACGCCATTCAGGTGGCCCTGGGGGGTCATCAGAGCATCGACGATCTGGTCCTGCCGGGTGGGCGGCTGCTGGAGCAGCGCGACGCGGCGTGGAACGCGCTCAACCGGATTCCCGGTGTCTCCTGCGTGAAGCCCGCCGGTGCGCTCTACGCGTTCCCGCGGCTGGACCCTGAGGTCTACGACATCGCCGATGACGAGCAACTGGTGCTCGATCTGCTGCTGCAGGAGAAGATCCTGGTGACCCAGGGCACCGGGTTCAACTGGCCGGCACCGGATCACCTGCGGATCGTCACGCTGCCGTGGGCCCGCGATCTGACCAGCGCCATCGAACGCCTGGGCAATTTCCTGGCAAGCTACCGTCAGTAG
- a CDS encoding (Fe-S)-binding protein, whose product MHTLEWVRLALGLVATAIVLVFAAKRVLWLTELIRSGQPTIHERGRKDKLSARLLNQAKEVFAQTKLLKWSIPGIAHFFTMWGFFILATVYLEAYGVLFNPTFHIPFVGRWAALGFLQDFFAAAVLAGIIVFAIIRIRKDPEEHGRDSRFYGSHNGGAWTILVMIFLVILTFAVFRGAAVNVLEEDFPYQSGAFFSDAMAWLMAPLGDTANMWLETIALLAHIGVMLAFLLIVLHSKHLHIGLAPINVTFKRMPDGLGPLLPMEHNGALIDFEDPAEDAVLGKGRIEDFTWKGNLDMTTCTECGRCQSQCPAWNTGKPLSPKLLIMDLRDHLFAKAPYIIGGTPMPDQDSVDLASLDKSVKGHGVPESGFERITTSGPEQALRPLVGTAEQGGVIDPDVLWSCTTCGACVEQCPVDIEHIDHIVDMRRYQVLMESEFPSELAVLFKNLENKGNPWGQNAKDRLNWIDEVEFDVPVYGKDVDSFDGYEYLFWVGCAGAYEDRAKKTTKAVAELLAVAGVKYLVLGDGETCTGDSARRAGNEFLFQQLAAQNIETIDGLFEGVETVDRKIVVTCPHCFNTLGREYSQTGANYSVLHHTQLLNRLIRDKKLTPVSPVSQDITYHDPCYLGRHNKVYEAPRELIGASGASLTEMPRHADRGLCCGAGGARMWMEEHIGKRVNTERTEEAMDTGASKVATGCPFCRVMITDGVDEVSAAREVDKIEVLDVAQLLLSSLDLSSVKLPEKGAAAAEAAARAEAQAAAAPVAEPEAPEAAPEPEAKTTETAEPAKAAAPVKGLGMAGGAKRPGAKKSAAAPAAKTEAEPAKAEAPAAPVKGLGIAGGAKRPGAKKSAAAPAAKTEAAAPEAEAPKAAAAPVKGLGMAAGAKRPGAKKSAAAPAAKAAPAETAPAAEAAPAAAEPAKAEPAKPEAPVKGLGIAAGARRPGAKKAPAAPAPAAAPEAAQPEPEAKAEPEAKAEPEPAKEQPPVKGLGMAKGARPPGKR is encoded by the coding sequence GTGCACACTCTCGAGTGGGTCAGGCTGGCGTTGGGGCTGGTCGCTACTGCGATCGTCTTGGTATTCGCCGCCAAGCGTGTGCTGTGGCTGACCGAACTGATCCGCTCGGGCCAGCCGACCATCCACGAGCGCGGCCGCAAGGACAAGCTCAGTGCGCGCCTGCTCAACCAGGCCAAGGAAGTCTTTGCCCAGACCAAGCTGCTGAAGTGGTCGATCCCCGGCATCGCGCACTTCTTCACCATGTGGGGCTTCTTCATCCTGGCCACGGTCTACCTAGAGGCCTACGGCGTGCTGTTCAACCCCACGTTCCACATCCCGTTCGTCGGCCGCTGGGCGGCACTGGGCTTCCTGCAGGACTTCTTCGCCGCCGCGGTACTGGCCGGCATCATCGTCTTCGCGATCATCCGGATCCGCAAGGATCCCGAGGAGCACGGCCGCGATTCCCGCTTCTACGGCTCGCACAACGGTGGCGCGTGGACCATCCTGGTGATGATCTTCCTGGTCATCCTGACCTTCGCGGTGTTCCGCGGCGCGGCCGTCAACGTGCTCGAGGAAGACTTCCCGTACCAGTCCGGCGCGTTCTTCTCCGACGCCATGGCCTGGCTGATGGCCCCACTGGGCGACACCGCCAACATGTGGCTGGAGACCATCGCCCTGCTCGCCCACATCGGCGTCATGCTGGCGTTCCTGCTGATCGTGCTGCACTCCAAGCACCTGCACATCGGCCTGGCGCCCATCAACGTGACGTTCAAGAGGATGCCGGACGGCCTGGGCCCGCTGCTGCCGATGGAGCACAACGGTGCGCTGATCGACTTCGAAGACCCCGCTGAGGACGCCGTGCTGGGCAAGGGCCGGATCGAGGACTTCACCTGGAAGGGCAACCTCGACATGACCACCTGCACGGAGTGCGGGCGTTGTCAGTCGCAGTGCCCGGCCTGGAACACCGGCAAGCCGTTGTCGCCCAAGCTCCTGATCATGGACCTGCGCGACCACCTGTTCGCCAAGGCGCCCTACATCATCGGCGGCACGCCGATGCCCGACCAGGATTCGGTGGATCTCGCCTCGCTCGACAAGTCCGTAAAGGGTCACGGCGTCCCGGAGTCCGGGTTCGAGCGGATCACCACGTCCGGGCCCGAACAGGCCCTTCGCCCGCTGGTCGGCACCGCCGAGCAGGGCGGCGTCATCGACCCCGACGTGCTGTGGTCCTGCACGACCTGCGGCGCCTGCGTCGAGCAGTGCCCGGTGGATATCGAGCACATCGACCACATCGTCGACATGCGCCGCTACCAGGTGCTGATGGAGTCGGAGTTCCCCTCCGAACTCGCCGTGCTGTTCAAGAACCTGGAGAACAAGGGCAACCCCTGGGGCCAGAACGCCAAGGACCGGCTCAACTGGATCGACGAGGTCGAGTTCGACGTGCCGGTGTACGGCAAGGACGTCGACTCCTTCGACGGCTACGAGTACCTGTTCTGGGTCGGCTGCGCCGGCGCCTACGAGGACCGCGCCAAGAAGACCACCAAGGCCGTCGCCGAACTGCTGGCCGTGGCCGGGGTCAAGTACCTGGTCCTGGGCGACGGGGAAACCTGCACCGGTGACTCCGCGCGCCGCGCCGGCAATGAGTTCCTGTTCCAGCAGCTGGCCGCGCAGAACATCGAGACCATCGACGGCCTGTTCGAGGGTGTCGAGACCGTCGACCGCAAGATCGTGGTCACCTGCCCGCACTGCTTCAACACGCTGGGCCGCGAGTACAGCCAGACCGGGGCCAACTACTCGGTGCTGCACCACACCCAGCTGCTCAACCGGCTGATCCGGGACAAGAAGCTGACGCCCGTGTCGCCGGTCTCCCAAGACATCACCTACCACGACCCGTGCTACCTGGGCCGCCACAACAAGGTCTACGAGGCCCCGCGCGAGCTGATCGGCGCGTCCGGCGCGTCGCTGACCGAGATGCCGCGGCACGCCGACCGCGGCCTGTGCTGCGGCGCCGGCGGCGCGCGGATGTGGATGGAAGAACACATCGGCAAGCGCGTCAACACCGAGCGCACCGAAGAGGCCATGGACACCGGCGCCTCGAAGGTCGCCACCGGCTGCCCGTTCTGCCGCGTGATGATCACCGACGGTGTCGACGAGGTGTCGGCTGCCCGCGAAGTGGACAAGATCGAGGTGCTCGACGTCGCGCAGCTGCTGCTGTCGTCGCTGGACCTCTCGTCGGTGAAGCTGCCCGAGAAGGGTGCCGCCGCGGCCGAGGCCGCCGCCCGCGCCGAGGCCCAGGCCGCCGCCGCGCCGGTCGCGGAACCGGAGGCCCCCGAGGCCGCACCGGAGCCCGAGGCCAAGACCACCGAGACGGCCGAGCCCGCCAAGGCCGCCGCCCCGGTCAAGGGCCTGGGCATGGCCGGGGGCGCCAAGCGTCCCGGCGCCAAGAAGTCCGCCGCCGCACCGGCCGCCAAGACCGAGGCCGAACCGGCCAAGGCCGAAGCCCCCGCCGCGCCGGTCAAGGGTCTCGGCATCGCCGGGGGCGCCAAGCGTCCCGGCGCCAAGAAATCCGCCGCCGCACCGGCCGCCAAGACCGAGGCGGCCGCGCCCGAGGCCGAGGCACCCAAGGCTGCGGCCGCGCCGGTGAAGGGCCTGGGCATGGCAGCGGGCGCCAAGCGCCCGGGTGCCAAGAAGTCCGCCGCCGCGCCCGCCGCGAAGGCCGCACCCGCCGAGACGGCACCGGCCGCCGAGGCCGCGCCTGCTGCGGCGGAGCCGGCCAAGGCGGAACCGGCCAAGCCCGAGGCTCCGGTGAAGGGCCTGGGCATCGCCGCCGGAGCCCGTCGTCCCGGCGCCAAGAAGGCCCCGGCCGCACCGGCCCCCGCCGCGGCCCCCGAAGCCGCCCAGCCGGAGCCGGAAGCCAAGGCGGAACCGGAGGCCAAGGCCGAGCCGGAACCGGCCAAGGAGCAGCCGCCGGTCAAGGGGCTGGGCATGGCCAAGGGCGCGCGCCCGCCGGGCAAGCGCTGA
- a CDS encoding maleylpyruvate isomerase family mycothiol-dependent enzyme encodes MDHITQLCDEITAFADVVFGADLATPVPTCPEWTLNQLYRHVGRGIRWAARNVTNRLDGPADPKTVPDGKPPAEPEAARQWVIDGAQVLLAAVAKAGPDTEVWTFGGPRPAAWWVRRWTHEVAVHRADAAIAVGADFTLAPEWAADALSEWFDLLTPRLAELGSKTVHLHATDEGLGQAGEWTLRDGTWRHEHGKGDVALRGPATELLLVTTRRRPVEQTAIQVFGDDDVLRAWSDAMTL; translated from the coding sequence GTGGACCACATAACGCAACTCTGCGACGAGATCACTGCCTTCGCCGACGTGGTGTTCGGCGCCGACCTCGCGACCCCGGTGCCCACCTGCCCGGAGTGGACCCTGAATCAGCTGTACCGCCACGTCGGCCGCGGGATCCGCTGGGCCGCCCGCAACGTCACCAATCGGCTCGACGGACCGGCGGACCCCAAGACGGTCCCCGACGGCAAACCCCCGGCCGAACCCGAGGCGGCCCGGCAGTGGGTGATCGACGGGGCCCAGGTCCTGCTGGCTGCGGTAGCCAAGGCCGGCCCCGACACCGAGGTCTGGACCTTCGGCGGCCCCCGGCCCGCCGCGTGGTGGGTCCGGCGCTGGACCCACGAGGTCGCCGTGCACCGCGCCGACGCCGCGATCGCCGTCGGCGCCGATTTCACGCTCGCACCCGAGTGGGCCGCCGACGCACTCAGCGAGTGGTTCGACCTGCTGACCCCGCGGCTGGCCGAGCTGGGCAGCAAGACGGTGCATCTGCACGCCACCGACGAGGGGCTGGGTCAGGCCGGCGAATGGACCCTGCGCGACGGCACCTGGCGCCACGAGCACGGCAAGGGCGACGTCGCGCTGCGCGGACCCGCGACCGAGCTGCTGCTGGTCACCACCCGGCGCCGCCCGGTCGAGCAGACCGCGATCCAGGTGTTCGGCGACGACGACGTGCTGCGCGCCTGGTCGGACGCCATGACGCTGTGA
- a CDS encoding YibE/F family protein, with protein sequence MAHSHSHSHSHGGSDPVPVGPVAAKIVVGLLIAIGIGVFAGGVLLWPSQQKVDIPMPFQDATGGAVSTEAGKVLSSTLGNCGSPSTGRVLTSAPAPGLPDAGPCVQVLIAIDSGANVGANTLLEFTHTPGQPNLAAGEHIRIVRQVDPQGITSYAFYDYERTWPLVLLAAAFAVVIVAVARWRGLRALLGIVVAFGILVLFLLPALRDGAPAVPVALVASAAILYAVLYLAHGVSLRTSAALLGTLTSLLLAAGLSWAAIEMAHLTGLSEDQNNQVTAYLGHISITGLLLAGFIIGSLGVLNDVTVAQSATVFELAHASENTSRRAIFTGAMRVGRDHIASTVYTLVLAYAGSSLPLLLLFSVANRSLGDVLTSEAVAIEIARSAVGGIALALSVPLTTGIAALLAVRAPSPSR encoded by the coding sequence GTGGCCCACTCCCACTCCCACTCGCATTCGCACGGCGGCTCCGACCCCGTCCCGGTAGGCCCGGTCGCCGCCAAGATCGTCGTCGGCCTGCTCATCGCGATCGGCATCGGCGTGTTTGCCGGCGGTGTGCTGCTGTGGCCCAGCCAGCAGAAGGTCGACATCCCGATGCCGTTCCAGGACGCCACCGGCGGGGCGGTGAGCACCGAGGCGGGCAAGGTCCTCTCCAGCACGCTGGGCAACTGTGGCAGCCCGTCGACCGGGCGGGTGTTGACCTCCGCTCCGGCGCCCGGCCTGCCCGACGCCGGCCCGTGCGTCCAGGTGCTGATCGCCATCGACTCCGGGGCCAACGTCGGCGCCAACACGCTGCTGGAGTTCACCCATACCCCCGGCCAGCCCAATCTGGCTGCGGGCGAACACATCCGGATTGTCCGTCAGGTCGACCCACAGGGCATCACCAGCTATGCCTTCTACGACTACGAGCGCACCTGGCCGCTGGTCCTGCTGGCCGCCGCGTTCGCGGTGGTGATCGTCGCGGTGGCCCGGTGGCGCGGGCTGCGGGCACTGCTCGGAATCGTCGTCGCGTTCGGCATCCTGGTGCTGTTCCTGTTACCCGCCCTGCGCGACGGCGCACCGGCGGTCCCGGTGGCCCTGGTGGCCTCGGCGGCCATCCTGTATGCGGTGCTGTACCTCGCGCACGGGGTCAGCCTGCGCACCAGCGCCGCGTTGCTGGGCACGCTGACCTCGCTGCTGCTGGCCGCGGGATTGTCCTGGGCGGCAATCGAAATGGCGCACCTGACCGGACTCTCGGAGGATCAGAACAACCAGGTGACCGCCTACCTAGGGCACATCTCGATCACCGGCCTGCTGCTCGCCGGATTCATCATCGGTTCGCTCGGCGTGCTCAACGACGTGACGGTGGCCCAGTCGGCCACGGTGTTCGAACTGGCCCACGCCAGCGAAAACACTTCGCGCCGGGCCATTTTCACCGGGGCGATGCGGGTGGGGCGCGATCACATCGCCAGCACGGTGTACACGCTGGTGTTGGCCTACGCGGGCAGTTCGCTGCCGCTGCTGCTGTTGTTCAGCGTGGCCAACCGTTCGCTGGGCGACGTGCTGACCAGCGAGGCCGTCGCCATCGAGATCGCCCGCTCCGCGGTCGGCGGTATCGCGCTGGCCCTGTCGGTGCCGTTGACGACGGGAATCGCGGCCCTGCTGGCCGTCAGGGCACCAAGTCCTTCTCGTTGA
- a CDS encoding nuclear transport factor 2 family protein has protein sequence MTTSEIATVLAWHDALNAKDVETLVQLSSEDIKIGDAHGAAMGVPALTEWAQAFAHTVTVGRMYVHDGAVVAEQTLEDGTVEATAFHVVHDEVTSVFRHDDLPTALAAAELNEKDLVP, from the coding sequence ATGACGACTTCGGAGATCGCTACCGTCCTCGCCTGGCACGACGCCCTGAACGCCAAGGACGTCGAGACGCTGGTCCAGCTGAGCAGTGAGGACATCAAGATCGGCGACGCCCACGGCGCGGCCATGGGCGTGCCGGCGCTGACCGAATGGGCCCAGGCCTTCGCGCACACCGTGACGGTGGGCCGGATGTACGTGCACGACGGGGCGGTGGTGGCCGAGCAGACCCTGGAGGACGGCACCGTGGAGGCGACGGCCTTCCACGTGGTGCACGACGAGGTCACCTCGGTGTTCCGGCACGACGATCTGCCGACCGCGCTGGCCGCGGCCGAACTCAACGAGAAGGACTTGGTGCCCTGA
- the dcd gene encoding dCTP deaminase: protein MLLSDRDIRAELTAGRLAIEPFDDTLVQPSSVDVRLDTLFRVFNNTRYTHIDPAQRQDELTTLVEPGEGEPFVLHPGEFVLGSTLEVCSLPDDLAGRLEGKSSLGRLGLLTHSTAGFIDPGFSGHITLELSNVANLPITLWPGMKIGQLCLLRLTSPAEHPYGSAKVGSKYQGQRGPTPSKAYQNFIQK, encoded by the coding sequence GTGCTGCTCTCCGATCGCGATATCCGGGCCGAGTTGACCGCCGGCCGGCTGGCCATCGAGCCCTTCGACGACACCCTGGTCCAACCGTCCAGCGTGGATGTCCGCCTCGACACCCTGTTCCGCGTGTTCAACAACACCCGGTACACGCACATCGATCCCGCGCAGCGCCAGGACGAGCTGACCACCCTGGTGGAGCCGGGCGAGGGGGAGCCGTTCGTGCTGCACCCCGGCGAATTCGTGCTGGGCTCCACGCTGGAGGTGTGCTCGCTGCCCGACGACCTCGCGGGCCGGCTGGAGGGCAAGTCGTCGCTGGGGCGGCTCGGGCTGCTGACCCATTCCACGGCCGGGTTCATCGACCCGGGCTTCTCCGGGCACATCACCCTGGAGCTGTCCAACGTCGCCAACCTGCCGATCACGCTGTGGCCCGGCATGAAGATCGGCCAGCTGTGCCTGCTGCGGCTCACCAGCCCGGCCGAGCACCCCTACGGCAGCGCGAAGGTCGGCTCCAAGTACCAGGGCCAGCGCGGCCCCACCCCGTCGAAGGCCTACCAGAACTTCATCCAGAAGTAG
- a CDS encoding UDP-glucose dehydrogenase family protein, with protein sequence MRCTVFGTGYLGATHAAGMAELGHEVIGVDIDPGKVAKLAGGEIPFYEPGLRKILSENLAAGRLRFTTDYDEAADFADVHFLGVGTPQKKGELGADLRHVHAVIDTLVPRLSRHAVIVGKSTVPVGTSAELVERAKALAPAGVDVEIAWNPEFLREGFAVQDTLHPDRIVLGVQRNSVRAEAAVRELYAPLLAEDVPFLLTDLQTAELVKVSANAFLATKISFINAISEVCEAADADVTVLADALGYDPRIGRRFLNAGLGFGGGCLPKDIRAFMARAGELGANHALTFLREVDSINMRRRTRMVELATRACGGSLLGANIAVLGAAFKPESDDVRDSPALNVAGMLQLNGATVNVYDPKALENSRKVFPTLNYSTSVFEACERADAVLVLTEWKEFVDLDPHDLDDVVRGRVIVDGRNCLDVARWQSADWQVHCLGRLVR encoded by the coding sequence ATGCGATGCACGGTCTTCGGCACGGGATACCTCGGCGCCACCCACGCCGCCGGAATGGCCGAACTGGGCCATGAGGTCATCGGCGTGGACATCGACCCGGGCAAGGTCGCCAAGCTGGCCGGCGGGGAGATCCCGTTCTACGAGCCCGGACTGCGAAAGATCCTGAGCGAGAACCTCGCCGCCGGTCGGCTGCGGTTCACCACCGACTACGACGAGGCCGCCGATTTCGCCGACGTGCACTTCCTGGGTGTCGGAACCCCGCAGAAGAAGGGCGAGTTGGGCGCCGACCTGCGGCATGTGCACGCGGTCATCGACACGCTGGTGCCGCGGCTGTCGCGGCACGCGGTGATCGTGGGCAAGTCGACCGTCCCGGTGGGCACGTCCGCGGAACTGGTCGAGCGGGCCAAGGCGCTGGCCCCGGCCGGTGTGGACGTCGAGATCGCCTGGAACCCGGAGTTCCTCCGGGAGGGCTTCGCCGTGCAGGACACCCTGCATCCGGACCGGATCGTGCTTGGTGTGCAACGGAATTCGGTGCGCGCCGAGGCGGCCGTCCGGGAACTGTACGCGCCGCTGCTGGCCGAGGACGTGCCCTTCCTGTTGACCGACCTGCAGACCGCCGAGCTGGTCAAGGTCTCGGCCAATGCCTTTCTGGCGACCAAGATCTCGTTCATCAACGCCATCTCCGAGGTGTGCGAGGCCGCCGACGCAGACGTGACTGTGCTGGCCGATGCGCTGGGCTATGATCCGCGCATCGGCCGGCGATTTCTCAACGCGGGATTGGGGTTTGGCGGCGGCTGCCTTCCCAAGGACATCCGCGCGTTCATGGCCCGGGCCGGCGAACTGGGCGCCAACCACGCGCTGACGTTCCTGCGCGAGGTCGACAGCATCAACATGCGGCGTCGCACCCGCATGGTGGAACTGGCCACCCGCGCGTGTGGCGGTTCGCTGCTGGGCGCCAACATCGCGGTGCTGGGTGCGGCGTTCAAGCCCGAATCCGACGACGTGCGGGATTCCCCGGCCCTCAACGTCGCCGGCATGCTGCAACTCAACGGCGCCACGGTCAACGTGTACGACCCCAAGGCGCTGGAGAACTCCCGCAAGGTGTTTCCCACCCTGAACTACTCGACGTCGGTCTTCGAGGCGTGCGAGCGCGCGGATGCGGTGCTGGTGCTCACCGAATGGAAAGAGTTCGTCGACCTCGACCCGCACGATCTCGACGACGTGGTGCGCGGCCGGGTGATCGTCGACGGCCGCAACTGCCTGGATGTCGCGCGCTGGCAGTCCGCCGATTGGCAAGTGCACTGCCTGGGGCGCCTCGTACGCTGA